Within Campylobacter jejuni, the genomic segment GCGTCCTATAGTTTCAAAAGCAAGTTTTGAGTATTTGACTAAATATTTTGAAGAAAATCCTATCGAAGCTAAAGCTATAATGAATAAAGCTTTAATGGCAGCTAGAGGAAGAGAAGCAGCGAAAAAAGCTAGAGAATTAACGCGTAAAAAAGAAAGTTTAAGCGTAGGAACTTTACCAGGGAAATTAGCTGATTGTCAAAGTAAAGATCCAAGTGAAAGTGAAATTTATCTTGTGGAAGGGGATTCTGCAGGAGGTTCTGCAAAACAAGGTAGAGAAAGATCTTTTCAAGCTATACTGCCTTTGCGTGGTAAAATTTTAAATGTTGAAAAAGCAAGATTAGATAAAATTTTAAAATCTGAGCAAATTCAAAATATGATTACCGCTTTTGGCTGTGGTATAGGTGAAGATTTTGATCTTTCAAAACTTAGATATCATAAAATCATCATCATGACAGATGCGGATGTTGATGGATCACATATACAAACCTTGCTTTTAACTTTCTTCTTCCGTTTTATGAATGAACTTGTGGCAAATGGACATATTTATTTAGCACAACCACCTTTATATCTTTATAAAAAAGCTAAAAAGCAAATTTATTTAAAAGATGAAAAAGCTTTGAGCGAATACCTGATAGAAACGGGAATAGAAGGTTTAAACTATGAAGGTATAGGAATGAATGATTTAAAAGATTATTTAAAAATCGTCGCAGCTTATCGTGCAATTTTAAAAGATCTTGAAAAGCGTTTTAATGTGATTTCTGTGATACGCTATATGATAGAAAATTCAAATTTAGTTAAAGGAAATAATGAAGAATTATTTAGTGTAATCAAACAATTTTTAGAAACACAAGGACACAATATCTTAAATCATTATATCAATGAAAATGAAATTCGAGCTTTCGTTCAAACTCAAAATGGCTTAGAAGAACTTGTGATTAATGAAGAACTTTTCACTCATCCACTATATGAAGAAGCAAGTTATATTTTTGATAAGATTAAAGATAGAGGCTTGGAATTTGATAAAGATATTTTAGAAGTTCTTGAAGATGTTGAAACCAATGCTAAAAAAGGTGCTACTATACAACGCTATAAAGGTTTAGGGGAAATGAATCCTGAGCAACTTTGGGAAACCACAATGGATCCAAGTGTAAGAAGACTTTTAAAAATCACTATTGAAGATGCACAAAGTGCAAATGATACCTTTAATCTCTTTATGGGTGATGAGGTTGAACCAAGACGCGATTATATCCAAGCACACGCTAAAGATGTAAAGCATTTGGATGTGTAAATTTATCATTGAAGAAATGATTTCTTCAATGAGTTTTATTTTGTAAGAATATAGCTAGAGGAATTCTTCTTCTTGTATCGTATTTTTCTCCATAATATTTTTCAAGATAATTTAAAATTTTTTCTTCATCTTCAGGTTCTATTTCCCAAAGTCCTTCACTATCTTGCATCCATCTTATAGCTGCTAACCAAGCTTTTCTACTTGCATGCATGTTGGTAATGAGATTGGATCCATGACAAGCTAAACAATTTGCTTCCACTAAAGGTGAATCAGGATCGATAATCAATCCTGTATCAGGGTTAATTTCAAGATTTTGAGCCCAACTTGCACTTAAAAACAATGCTAAGATCAATATAATTTTTTTCATCATTCTTAAACTCCATAAACATTAACTCTATGGCATGCATTATTGATATATCCTCCTGGATTCCACTGTGCTAAAACCATAGGTTGACTGTTACCTTGACTATCGATAGCTCTTGCCCAAATTTCATAATATCCTTTTGTTGGTATTGATATTTGAGCACTCCATTTTTGCCATGCTAATCTATTTAATGGTTTTTCTACCTTTGCTTTAGTCCATGTTACGCCATAATCATTGCTTACATAAACTTCACTAACTTCAAGTTCTCCAGCCCAAGCTTTACCTCTAACTTCAAATTTTTTATTTGCTTTTATTTCAGAACCATTTTTGATATTAGTAATTACAGATCTTATAGGCATTGATTCTATGATTTTCATCTCGCCTTTATAGTTAAAATCTCCTGGTT encodes:
- the gyrB gene encoding DNA topoisomerase (ATP-hydrolyzing) subunit B yields the protein MQENYGASNIKVLKGLEAVRKRPGMYIGDTNIGGLHHMIYEVVDNSIDEAMAGHCDTIDVEITTEGSCIVSDNGRGIPVDMHPTENMPTLTVVLTVLHAGGKFDKDTYKVSGGLHGVGVSVVNALSKKLVATVERNGEIYRQEFSEGKVISEFGVIGKSKKTGTTIEFWPDDQIFEVTEFDYEILAKRFRELAYLNPKITINFKDNRVGKHESFHFEGGISQFVTDLNKKEALTKAIFFSVDEEDVNVEVALLYNDTYSENLLSFVNNIKTPDGGTHEAGFRMGLTRVISNYIEANASAREKDNKITGEDVREGLIAVVSVKVPEPQFEGQTKGKLGSTYVRPIVSKASFEYLTKYFEENPIEAKAIMNKALMAARGREAAKKARELTRKKESLSVGTLPGKLADCQSKDPSESEIYLVEGDSAGGSAKQGRERSFQAILPLRGKILNVEKARLDKILKSEQIQNMITAFGCGIGEDFDLSKLRYHKIIIMTDADVDGSHIQTLLLTFFFRFMNELVANGHIYLAQPPLYLYKKAKKQIYLKDEKALSEYLIETGIEGLNYEGIGMNDLKDYLKIVAAYRAILKDLEKRFNVISVIRYMIENSNLVKGNNEELFSVIKQFLETQGHNILNHYINENEIRAFVQTQNGLEELVINEELFTHPLYEEASYIFDKIKDRGLEFDKDILEVLEDVETNAKKGATIQRYKGLGEMNPEQLWETTMDPSVRRLLKITIEDAQSANDTFNLFMGDEVEPRRDYIQAHAKDVKHLDV
- a CDS encoding monoheme cytochrome C, with translation MKKIILILALFLSASWAQNLEINPDTGLIIDPDSPLVEANCLACHGSNLITNMHASRKAWLAAIRWMQDSEGLWEIEPEDEEKILNYLEKYYGEKYDTRRRIPLAIFLQNKTH